One genomic window of Sulfurovum lithotrophicum includes the following:
- a CDS encoding bifunctional 3,4-dihydroxy-2-butanone 4-phosphate synthase/GTP cyclohydrolase II, translating to MSDAIQRVEKAIDEIKRGRMVIMMDDEDRENEGDLVYAATFSTPELVNFMAKEARGLICTPITKEIAAKLDLMPMVDNNVSNHETAFTVSIDSANAETGISAAERDDCISKLSNPLTVADDFVRPGHIFPLIAKDGGVLVRTGHTEGSVDLCKLAGLAPAAVICEIINDDGKMARKDDLEVFSEKYDMPIVYISDIVEYRLANEKLVKRVSTEESELKGIKIEKIVYSDHLDRCHTVIQFYKLHESANVKFHNIGRDVDLILDDKRFSALDHAIEYLKQNGGILVFLDTKTISHEQAKEFGVGAQILKDLGIKNINLLTNNKETEFVGLSGFGLDVVEKIEVV from the coding sequence ATGTCAGACGCAATACAAAGAGTAGAGAAAGCCATCGATGAGATCAAAAGAGGCCGAATGGTCATTATGATGGATGATGAGGATCGTGAAAATGAAGGCGATCTTGTCTATGCCGCTACTTTTTCGACCCCCGAGCTTGTCAACTTCATGGCAAAAGAAGCTAGAGGGCTCATCTGTACGCCCATTACCAAAGAGATAGCGGCCAAGCTTGATCTGATGCCGATGGTCGACAACAATGTCTCCAACCATGAAACGGCTTTTACTGTTTCCATCGACTCTGCCAATGCAGAAACAGGCATCTCGGCTGCTGAGAGAGATGACTGTATCTCAAAACTGTCAAACCCTTTGACTGTAGCAGACGACTTTGTGCGTCCGGGACATATCTTCCCGCTCATAGCCAAAGACGGCGGTGTACTGGTAAGGACAGGGCATACCGAAGGCTCTGTCGACCTTTGTAAGCTGGCGGGCCTGGCACCGGCAGCAGTGATCTGTGAGATCATCAATGATGACGGGAAGATGGCGCGCAAAGACGACCTTGAAGTCTTCTCTGAAAAATACGATATGCCCATCGTCTACATCTCCGATATCGTCGAGTACCGTCTGGCGAATGAAAAACTGGTCAAGCGTGTTTCAACCGAAGAGAGCGAACTTAAAGGCATCAAGATAGAGAAGATTGTCTACAGCGACCATCTTGACCGATGCCACACGGTGATACAGTTCTACAAACTGCATGAGAGCGCCAATGTGAAGTTCCACAATATCGGGCGTGATGTCGACCTCATACTCGATGACAAGCGTTTCAGTGCACTGGACCACGCCATAGAGTACCTTAAGCAGAACGGCGGGATACTGGTATTTCTGGATACGAAGACCATTTCACATGAACAGGCTAAAGAGTTCGGTGTCGGCGCGCAGATACTCAAAGACCTCGGTATCAAGAACATCAACCTGCTTACAAATAACAAAGAAACAGAATTCGTGGGGCTTTCCGGATTTGGGCTTGATGTGGTGGAGAAGATAGAAGTCGTTTGA
- a CDS encoding DUF6172 family protein codes for MKKVFQLADPKKHTDRVLEAVKHDIRKYVKREKRKELADPETTYWDFDCKIGTTAEEAENIVYKELLAALDSIHATGATQVYIEIMAKAAPKPLKSIKEEASEEEPAEDSVSSEPVD; via the coding sequence GTGAAAAAAGTTTTTCAACTGGCCGACCCCAAGAAGCATACAGATCGCGTACTCGAAGCCGTTAAGCATGACATCAGAAAATATGTCAAACGCGAAAAGAGAAAAGAACTGGCAGACCCGGAAACTACCTACTGGGATTTTGACTGCAAGATAGGCACCACAGCAGAAGAGGCAGAGAATATCGTCTATAAAGAACTTTTGGCGGCACTGGACAGCATACATGCTACAGGTGCCACGCAAGTCTACATAGAGATTATGGCAAAAGCTGCACCCAAACCGTTAAAATCGATCAAAGAAGAAGCAAGTGAAGAAGAGCCAGCCGAAGATAGTGTAAGCAGTGAGCCTGTTGATTAG
- the rhuM gene encoding virulence protein RhuM/Fic/DOC family protein: MSDIVIYEDGNVVLDAMVDAESIWLSQKQIAELFDVKVPAVSKHLKNIFNSGELDEKVVVSKMEMTTKHGAVSDKTQTKNINIYNLDSIISIGYRINSRRATQFRIWATNVLKDHLIKGYTINNERLQKNYDEFLRVVEDMKVLSQNADSVKAGDVLELIKSFSATWFGLDSYDREELPQEGISKVNLEFEVEKLYKDVAIFKEELMKKGEASEIFATEKTKKSLEGIVGNVFQSVFGEDAYPTVEEKAAHLLYFIVKNHPFNDGNKRTGAFSFVWLLKRAGFDVEKFINPNALTALTLLIAESNPNDKDRMVGLVLLMLRD, encoded by the coding sequence ATGAGTGATATAGTTATTTATGAGGATGGAAATGTTGTATTAGATGCTATGGTTGATGCTGAAAGTATCTGGCTTAGTCAAAAGCAAATAGCTGAGCTATTTGATGTTAAAGTGCCTGCTGTTTCAAAACATTTGAAAAATATCTTTAATAGTGGTGAGTTAGATGAAAAAGTGGTTGTTTCCAAAATGGAAATGACCACTAAACATGGTGCTGTATCGGATAAAACACAAACAAAAAATATAAATATTTACAATTTAGATAGTATTATCTCGATAGGATACAGGATTAATAGTAGAAGAGCTACACAATTTAGAATATGGGCTACCAATGTGTTAAAAGATCATCTTATTAAAGGTTATACAATAAACAATGAACGCCTTCAAAAAAATTATGATGAATTTTTACGAGTAGTTGAAGATATGAAAGTGCTATCTCAAAATGCAGATAGTGTCAAAGCAGGGGATGTATTGGAGCTTATCAAGTCCTTTTCGGCTACTTGGTTTGGATTAGACAGTTATGACAGAGAAGAATTACCCCAAGAGGGTATCAGTAAAGTAAATCTTGAGTTTGAAGTTGAAAAGCTTTATAAAGATGTTGCTATTTTCAAGGAGGAGTTGATGAAAAAAGGCGAAGCCTCCGAGATATTTGCCACTGAGAAAACAAAGAAGAGTCTGGAGGGCATAGTCGGTAATGTATTTCAATCGGTTTTTGGTGAAGATGCCTACCCTACAGTAGAGGAAAAGGCGGCACATTTACTTTATTTCATTGTGAAAAACCATCCTTTTAACGACGGTAACAAACGTACGGGTGCTTTTAGTTTTGTCTGGTTGCTGAAAAGAGCAGGATTTGATGTAGAAAAATTTATAAATCCCAATGCTTTGACCGCATTGACCTTGCTCATCGCGGAATCAAATCCGAATGATAAGGATCGTATGGTTGGGTTGGTACTTTTGATGTTGAGGGATTAG